The following coding sequences lie in one Cryptococcus neoformans var. neoformans B-3501A chromosome 2, whole genome shotgun sequence genomic window:
- a CDS encoding hypothetical protein (Match to ESTs gb|CF193333.1|CF193333, gb|CF193332.1|CF193332; HMMPfam hit to tRNA-synt_1, tRNA synthetases class I (I, L, M and V), score: 935.8, E(): 1.4e-278), with protein MLRHALRSVQRILTPSPIVYPRLQRTYAAMSAEETKVPSQESLPVEEINPAGPQPAIATEGAAEKSKKGAKKEAKRLEKLAKAATKTSAAQSQAPKKEKAEKKEKKAEVPAEAWVDTTPKGEKKDVSGNFPSGYDPIQVEAAHYDWWNAKGFFKPRYGADGKPLDKGTFCITFPPPNVTGNLHIGHALTVSLQDALIRWKRMQGQTVLYLPGYDHAGIATQAVVEQRLMKTEGHSRHHYGREKFLEKVWEWKDQYQGKITNQMTRLGGSFDWDKVAFTMDDNLSTAVREAFVQMHEKGLLYRANRLVNWCVYLNTSLSNLEVDQLHLTGRTLLNVKGYDAKERFEFGVITSFAYPIENSDERIIVATTRPETMLGDTAIAVHPDDPRYTHLHGKFAVHPFNGRRIPIVTDAITVDMEFGTGAVKITPAHDPNDFECGMRNNLEFISLMNDDGTYNENAGPYKGMKRFHVRNAIVKDLKEKGLYVEQKDNEMQIPICSRSGDVVEQIIKPQWWISCKPLAEDALKRTRAGELEIKPKTSAGDWVRWMENMQDWCISRQLWWGHRCPAWLLKFEGESPDTSDDKNWIVARTEEEAQEKAKARANGKNFILEQDDDVLDTWFSSGLWPFSTMGWPNKTPDMEHFYPNSILETGWDILFFWVARMVFFGNTLTNVMPFKEVYCHPMVRDAYGRKMSKSLGNVIDPLDVITGQKLEKLHNDLRMGNLPEKEILKAEEGQKKLYPKGIPQCGTDALRFTLCNYTSGGRDINMDIGRVEGYRKFCNKLWNATKFCLFRMDLVDLQGVRQTSAFVPNASHLPTGKEGLVEKWLFHKLNLASAAISDALENRDFSEASTVAYQYFLNDLCDVYIEATKPIFEANSDPAAKLSAQNTLYTCLEAGLKLLHPFMPYVTEDLWQRLPRREGDSCETIMLAPFPEKIPEQEFPAEVASFDLVVDCIKSARSVIGLYNLPTNGKTPEDKITVIIQARNAEQLELLKSVETVIVGLTKGCGKVEWIQEDSEIPRGCGTEVVTTDISVHIPVQGKVDAASEIDKLEKKSIVVEGQKAKLQKVIQQPNYEKTVKEDVRQQNDEKMEKIEVEIEALRMAIERFKGLL; from the exons ATGCTCCGTCACGCACTGAGATCAGTACAACGCATTTTAACCCCAAGCCCTATTGTGTACCCACGCCTACAAAGAACGTACGCAGCAATGTCCGCTGAAGAAACCAAGGTCCCTTCTCAAGAATCCTTGCCCGTAGAGGAGATCAACCCCGCCGGCCCGCAACCAGCAATCGCTACCGAGGGTGCCGCTGAAAAATCGAAGAAGGGCG ccaagaaggaggccAAACGACTTGAAAAGCTCGCCAAAGCTGCCACCAAGACTTCCGCTGCACAATCTCAGGCccccaagaaggaaaaggctgagaagaaggagaagaaagccGAAGTTCCTGCTGAAGCTTGGGTTGACACGACTCCcaagggcgagaagaaag ATGTCTCTGGTAACTTCCCCTCTGGCTATGACCCTATTCAGGTCGAGGCTGCCCATTATGATTGGTGGAATGCCAAGGGGTTTTTCAAGCCTCGTTACGGCGCCGATGGAAAGCCCTTGGACAAGGGAACTTTCTGTATcactttccctcctcccaatGTTACCGGTAATTTGCACATTGGTCATGCTTTGACCGTCTCCTTGCAGGACGCTTTAATCCGTTG GAAGAGAATGCAGGGTCAAACTGTCCTTTATCTTCCCGGATATGACCACGCGGGTATTGCTACACAAGCAGTCGTTGAGCAACGTCTTATGAAGACTGAGGGTCACTCTAGACATCATTACGGCCGAGAAAAGTTCCTTGAGAAGGTttgggaatggaaggaCCAATACCAGGGCAAGATTACCAACCAGATGACTCGTTTAGGTGGTTCTTTCGATTGGGACAAGGTGGCGTTCACCATGGACGAC AACTTGAGTACCGCCGTTAGAGAAGCATTCGTTCAAATGCACGAAAAAGGTCTGCTTTACAGAGCTAACCGACTGGTGAACTGGTGTGTTTACCTTAACACCTCTCTTTCCAACCTCGAG GTCGATCAACTTCACCTTACTGGCCGAACCCTTCTCAATGTCAAGGGCTACGATGCCAAAGAGCGTTTCGAATTCGGTGTCATCACTTCTTTCGCTTACCCCATCGAGAACTCTGATGAACGTATCATCGTCGCTACTACCCGTCCTGAAACTATGCTTGGTGATACCGCCATTGCTGTGCACCCTGATGACCCTCGCTACACTCATCTTCACGGCAAGTTTGCAGTTCATCCTTTCAACGGCAGAAGGATTCCCATCGTCACAGATGCCATTACTGTCGACATGGAGTTCGGTACCGGTGCCGTCAAGATCACCCCTGCTCATGACCCTAATGACTTTGAGTGCGGTATGAGGAACAACCTTGAATTCATCAGCCTGATGAACGACGACGGTACCTACAACGAGAACGCAGGTCCTTACAAG GGAATGAAACGATTCCATGTTCGAAACGCCATCGTCAAGGACCTTAAGGAGAAGGGACTGTACGTCGAGCAAAAGGACAACGAGATGCAAATCCCCATCTGCTC TCGATCTGGCGACGTCGTCGAACAAATCATCAAGCCTCAATGGTGGATCAGCTGCAAACCTCTTGCCGAGGATGCTCTCAAG CGAACCCGTGCGGGCGAACTCGAGATTAAGCCGAAGACGTCTGCCGGCGACTGGGTACGATGGATGGAGAACATGCAGGATTGGTGTATCTCCCGTCAGCTCTGGTGGGGTCACAGATGTCCTGCTTGGTTGCTCAAATTTGAGGGCGAGTCTCCCGAC ACTTCTGACGACAAGAACTGGATCGTTGCACGAactgaggaagaggctcAGGAAAAGGCGAAGGCCCGTGCTAACGGCAAGAACTTTATCTTGGAGCAAGATGATGACGTGCTTGACACCTGGTTCTCTTCCGGTCTCTGGCCTTTCTCCACTATGGGGTGGCCCAACAAG ACACCCGACATGGAGCATTTCTACCCCAACTCCATCCTCGAAACTGGTTGGGacattctcttcttctgggtTGCGCGTATGGTCTTCTTCGGTAACACCCTTACCAACGTCATGCCCTTCAAGGAAGTCTACTGCCACCCCATGGTCCGAGATGCCTATGGCCGAAAGATGTCCAAGTCTTTGGGTAACGTCATTGATCCTCTGGACGTGATCACTGGCcagaagctggagaagCTGCACAACGACTTGAGGATGGGCAACCTTCCCGAGAAGGAAATCTTGAAGGCTGAGGAAGGCCAGAAGAAATTGTACCCCAAGGGTATTCCTCAATGTGGTACCGACGCCTTGAGATTTACTTTGTGTAACTACACATCTGGTGGTCGAGATATCAACATGGACATTGGTCGTGTGGAAGGTTACAGGAAGTTCTGCAACAAGCTCTGGAACGCGACCAAGTTCTGTCTCTTCCGAATGGACCTTGTCGATTTGCAGGGTGTCAGGCAGACAAGTGCTTTCGTCCCCAATGCGTCTCACTTGCCCACTGGCAAGGAAGGTCTTGTCGAAAAGTGGCTTTTCCACAAGCTCAACCTCGCCAGCGCCGCTATTTCGGACGCCCTCGAAAACCGGGACTTCTCTGAAGCTTCTACTGTCGCCTACCAATACTTCCTTAACGATCTCTGTGACGTCTATATTGAGGCTACCAAGCCCATCTTCGAGGCCAACTCTGATCCTGCTGCCAAGCTCTCCGCCCAAAACACTCTCTATACATGTTTGGAAGCTGGTCTCAAGTTGTTGCACCCCTTCATGCCTTATGTGACTGAAGACTTGTGGCAGCGTTTGCCTAGGAGGGAAGGTGACTCTTGTGAAACCATCATGTTGGCTCCTTTCCCCGAGAAGATCCCAGAACAAGAGTTCCCCGCAGAAGTTGCTAGCTTTGACCTCGTTGTTGACTGTATCAAGTCTGCTCGTTCGGTCATTGGTCTTTACAATCTCCCCACCAACGGCAAGACTCCCGAAGACAAGATCACTGTGATCATTCAGGCCCGTAACGCCGAGCAACTCGAGTTGTTGAAGTCTGTGGAGACTGTGATTGTTGGTTTGACAAAGGGTTGCGGTAAGGTTGAGTGGATTCAGGAGGACAGCGAGATTCCTCGAGGCTGTGGTACTGAAGTCGTTACTACCGACATCAGTGTACACATTCCTGTCCAG GGCAAGGTCGACGCTGCTTCTGAGATTGATaagctcgagaagaagtcCATTGTAGTCGAGGGACAAAAGGCCAAGCTGCAAAAGGTCATTCAACAACCCAATTACGAGAAGACTGTCAAGGAAGACGTGAGGCAGCAGAACGacgagaagatggaaaagatcGAGGTTGAAATCGAAGCGCTTAGGATGGCCATTGAGAGGTTCAAGGGTCTTTTGTAG